The nucleotide sequence CCGTCGTCGATCGCGAGAGGTTGGCGGCAGATGAGGCAGGTTGGGGCGGGTGCGCAGTAGCGGGCCCAGGCGTCGGCGAACGCGGCACGCTGGTAGCCCTTGGCTTGTCCGGTGTCGAACCGGATCGTGTCGGATCGGATGTCGAAGTCGCGCAGCAGGAAACCGAGTTTCATCGCGGTCAGACCTTGCAGCGGGTTGGAGTAGGTCGCCCACGGTGCCTCGGGGTCGTCCTTGAGCCGGTCGAGCAGGACCGAGGTGGGCAGCGCTTCGGCGTCACCGAACGCGGTACGGCAGTCGGTCAGCAGTCGGGTTTGCAGGGTGGTCTGTGCGTTGGCGTCGCGGGTCTCGGTGAGGGTGACGCAGGCTTCGCGGCCGATCTCGGGCCAGTCGCCTCCGGCAAGGTCGGCGATCGCGAGCAGAGGTTCCCAGGTGTCGGCGGCGCGGTCCTCGACCGGCATGTCCGGGGTGGCGGTGCCGAGGTGGTCATGATGCGCGACCACCCACTGGTTCAGCCGCTTTCGGAGGTTGTCCAGCGCTGGACCATCACGGCGAGTCCGGTACGGCGCGACGGACTCACCAGGCGCGCGACGACGCATCCGGATAACGACGGCGCGGTCCTCGATGGTGTCCGGCATCGCACCGATCCCAGCGAGGGCGGCCATGGCGAATGTCTGGATGCGCTCGACGCTCGAGTTAGCGGCGTTGTAGCGCAGCGCGGGCCGGTTGCGCTGGTGTCCGGCGTTGAGCAGGCCGCGTAGGTCTTCGTTCTCGCCTGCCTTGGGTCCGAAGATGGTGTCGGCCTCGTCGAGCAGGATCGTGGGCGGGCCGCGAGCGGCACGAATCGGGACTTCCCGGACTTGGTTGTCTTGGCTTCGCCTCCCTCGGGTGCTGCGCGTCGAACGTAGATGCCCGGCATGGGGTCGAATACGACGTCGCTCACTCGAACCTCACGCAGCTCCGACCAGCGGAGCCCGGTCCATCCCGCGACCAGCAGGATGTCCGAGA is from Nocardioides panzhihuensis and encodes:
- a CDS encoding DUF3631 domain-containing protein, which encodes MAALAGIGAMPDTIEDRAVVIRMRRRAPGESVAPYRTRRDGPALDNLRKRLNQWVVAHHDHLGTATPDMPVEDRAADTWEPLLAIADLAGGDWPEIGREACVTLTETRDANAQTTLQTRLLTDCRTAFGDAEALPTSVLLDRLKDDPEAPWATYSNPLQGLTAMKLGFLLRDFDIRSDTIRFDTGQAKGYQRAAFADAWARYCAPAPTCLICRQPLAIDDGTRTHPTCDPEARR